One genomic region from Sphingobacterium multivorum encodes:
- a CDS encoding TlpA family protein disulfide reductase: MKFKLMIGLLLASGTVLAQQVDRTKMERYYQIANGGNAERKDSLANALFAESKKYNSEDEYRTAINVLRTLEKEDKQLALEKIATKKYPKGKITREAFVTNVFYKAEETAAKEKAYLELIKKWPVANFPGDELTYDYVLGSLATSFAKDGNAKKATYYLGEMKERFWRGNGYLPTGQALLAAGDTAAAAPIFKTAMDDAYYYISLPEEQKDNKARFASMGYASAMSAYVNILVGQGKYREALDYIDKALVAAPEQADGLAKVHAKALLGVNRKLEAYNILSRLYAKGQFETEAELKKLYGELNGTLAGYEQYNATLKEELVKNIREHIKGNEVFKKAPDFELLNLKGDKVSLASLKGKVVVLDFWATWCQPCVRSFPGMKAAQELYANDKDVQFIFVNTWERDKNYKENVAKFIDKNQYPFEVIFDDQKDPETGKVLAGKLGINGIPSKFILDKDGNIRYMLTGSTPNVDYIKLEMRELIESAKKEKKG; this comes from the coding sequence ATGAAATTTAAATTGATGATAGGCCTTTTGTTGGCCTCGGGAACAGTGCTTGCCCAACAAGTGGACCGTACTAAAATGGAACGTTATTACCAGATTGCCAATGGTGGAAATGCCGAAAGGAAAGACTCCTTGGCAAATGCCTTATTTGCTGAATCAAAAAAATATAATTCAGAAGATGAATACCGTACGGCAATCAATGTCCTACGAACACTGGAAAAGGAAGACAAACAGCTTGCTTTGGAGAAAATTGCGACTAAAAAATATCCGAAAGGGAAGATTACACGGGAAGCATTTGTGACAAATGTGTTCTACAAAGCAGAAGAAACTGCGGCTAAAGAAAAGGCTTACCTAGAGTTGATAAAAAAATGGCCAGTGGCTAATTTTCCTGGTGATGAACTAACCTATGATTATGTATTGGGATCTTTGGCGACTTCTTTTGCAAAAGACGGTAACGCTAAAAAAGCAACGTATTATTTAGGTGAAATGAAAGAGCGTTTCTGGCGAGGAAATGGTTATTTGCCAACGGGACAAGCGTTATTAGCTGCTGGAGATACAGCCGCTGCCGCGCCAATTTTTAAGACCGCAATGGATGATGCTTATTACTATATCAGTTTGCCGGAAGAACAGAAAGATAATAAAGCCAGATTTGCCTCCATGGGCTATGCCAGCGCGATGTCGGCTTACGTCAATATTTTAGTTGGACAAGGAAAATATCGGGAGGCACTTGACTATATTGATAAGGCTTTGGTAGCAGCACCTGAACAAGCCGATGGGTTGGCGAAAGTGCATGCAAAAGCGCTATTAGGCGTCAACCGCAAGCTTGAAGCCTATAATATCTTATCTAGGCTCTACGCCAAAGGTCAATTTGAGACAGAGGCCGAGTTGAAGAAATTGTACGGCGAACTCAATGGTACTTTAGCAGGTTATGAGCAATATAATGCCACTCTTAAGGAAGAGCTTGTTAAAAATATTCGTGAACACATCAAAGGAAATGAGGTTTTCAAGAAGGCACCTGATTTTGAATTGTTAAACTTGAAAGGTGATAAAGTCAGCTTGGCTAGCCTCAAAGGAAAAGTTGTCGTACTCGACTTTTGGGCAACCTGGTGTCAGCCCTGTGTACGTTCGTTTCCAGGAATGAAAGCAGCGCAGGAGCTCTATGCGAATGATAAAGATGTACAATTTATTTTTGTGAATACCTGGGAACGCGATAAAAATTACAAAGAGAATGTTGCGAAGTTTATCGACAAAAATCAATATCCTTTTGAGGTGATTTTTGATGATCAGAAAGATCCGGAAACAGGAAAAGTGTTGGCGGGTAAATTGGGTATAAACGGTATTCCTTCCAAATTTATTTTGGATAAGGACGGTAATATTCGCTATATGCTAACAGGATCGACCCCTAATGTTGATTACATTAAGTTAGAAATGCGTGAGCTGATCGAATCCGCAAAAAAAGAGAAAAAAGGATAA
- a CDS encoding PKD-like family lipoprotein, translated as MKKIKLYQLLYLTLIALLNFSCAKDEGNYSYTVLDKVSFPEEKSDTTIFIQQGKALTLSPQVTYDGDANDLSYEWFVYLNSASASYVQDSTLIAKTKALNYTVSPDTFVLGENYKLTYKVTNNKTGIAVFRFYQLAVQDLFTQGWIFLEDRNGKADLSMILRNGTLYHDIYSGRNANYPIANPKSFSISPQSISDGVAQDGKKFYIVGANDAIELDGNTMKKRFDYAYLFFQAPATIKPEYIAWGGAGGNNLGLLINDGKLYPNMVGGFPGAKKFGAEMKSSTHEYTYNLAAQHISGANYSDTYNVFVFDRLNRCFYAVTSSNLNAFDAASQNTALFDMNNVGMDLIKLDSSNVSTVRNAIMRTTDGSEAYLLQFRTTRTAAEPTINVAKQHLDAPGLTKAADLSCSTLSPHIFYVADAKLYRYEVTSNSYTVEYQLPTNETVSKIKFERHGYGQGLPRLIVATWNGTEGKVYYFKVSATGAIQSLDKTFTGFGKIIDLAYKY; from the coding sequence ATGAAAAAAATAAAATTATATCAGCTATTATACCTGACTCTGATAGCACTGTTAAATTTCTCCTGTGCAAAAGATGAGGGTAACTACAGTTATACTGTGCTGGATAAGGTTAGTTTTCCTGAAGAAAAGAGTGACACGACAATCTTTATCCAACAGGGGAAGGCTTTGACGCTTTCACCACAGGTTACATACGATGGGGATGCGAATGACCTTTCCTATGAATGGTTTGTCTACCTTAATTCGGCAAGTGCAAGTTATGTACAGGACAGTACTTTGATTGCTAAAACAAAAGCGCTGAATTATACGGTTTCTCCAGATACTTTTGTACTGGGTGAAAATTACAAATTGACTTATAAAGTGACGAATAACAAAACCGGAATCGCTGTATTTCGTTTCTATCAGCTTGCGGTTCAGGATTTATTTACGCAAGGCTGGATCTTTTTGGAAGACCGCAATGGAAAAGCTGATCTTTCCATGATTTTGCGAAACGGTACATTATACCATGATATCTATAGTGGAAGGAATGCAAATTACCCTATTGCTAATCCCAAAAGCTTTAGCATATCGCCCCAATCCATCTCAGATGGAGTGGCACAGGATGGTAAGAAATTCTATATCGTTGGGGCCAATGATGCCATTGAATTGGATGGCAATACCATGAAGAAACGTTTTGACTATGCGTATCTATTTTTCCAAGCTCCAGCAACGATCAAACCTGAGTATATTGCTTGGGGTGGAGCTGGGGGTAACAATCTTGGACTTTTGATTAACGACGGTAAACTGTATCCCAATATGGTCGGTGGATTTCCCGGAGCCAAAAAATTTGGAGCTGAAATGAAGTCTTCAACGCATGAATACACGTATAATCTAGCCGCGCAACATATATCGGGTGCCAATTATTCGGATACCTACAATGTCTTTGTATTTGATCGGTTGAATAGGTGTTTTTATGCAGTTACTTCCAGCAACCTCAATGCTTTTGATGCAGCTTCACAGAATACGGCACTCTTTGACATGAATAACGTAGGCATGGATCTGATTAAACTGGATTCCTCCAATGTAAGTACTGTCCGCAATGCAATTATGCGCACGACAGATGGTTCTGAAGCCTATTTGCTGCAATTTCGAACCACGCGAACCGCTGCTGAGCCAACTATAAATGTGGCCAAACAACACTTGGACGCTCCAGGTTTGACCAAAGCAGCCGATCTCAGCTGTTCTACTTTATCTCCACATATCTTTTATGTAGCCGATGCAAAGCTCTATCGGTATGAGGTGACCTCTAATAGTTATACCGTGGAATATCAACTGCCGACGAATGAAACTGTCAGCAAAATAAAATTTGAACGGCATGGCTATGGTCAGGGCTTGCCGCGGTTGATTGTGGCGACTTGGAATGGGACAGAAGGAAAAGTCTACTATTTTAAAGTGAGCGCGACAGGCGCCATCCAGTCACTGGATAAGACCTTCACGGGGTTTGGGAAAATCATTGACTTAGCATATAAATACTAA
- a CDS encoding RagB/SusD family nutrient uptake outer membrane protein, with protein sequence MKIIYNNKAYSVLLMIGLGILTQSCNKWLDVQPSTQTTEEKQFSSEQGYKDALIGIYQKMAQANSYGKELSYGCLDVLAQLYQSKSNANTDTYGQMARYNYTDATVKSTLSSLWTTQYSTIAQANYILKDIDADKGLFTGVNYQLVKGEALATRALLHFDLLRLFAASPVGSPTEDSPSIPYMTAFTVNPGKVLPRTEVLALLEKDLKEAEALLAVYPTIDQIKDNAANTSLEVFTMFRQNRLNVWAVKALLARIYLYRGDKVNALKYAKEVIDSQKFEFVNGNTNTVNAASTTSNAIFSTEHIFSIYKSNLKELSDRYFKTEAGAPENEDLFTTLTNLNSWYEIAVAGHAIDIRGPQASNSRWNQFNATTVYNTKYYVGNNVTNVNQKLVPVIKLSEMYYIAAEASETLEQALSYLNKVRTARLIPTLSASTISTPTLLEGELFKEYRKDFYAEGQLWYYYKRKNYSTLQNTVGGTMDNSKYVFPLPDNEIEFGLN encoded by the coding sequence ATGAAAATCATTTACAACAACAAGGCTTATAGTGTATTGCTTATGATAGGACTGGGTATTTTAACTCAATCCTGCAACAAATGGCTAGATGTACAGCCCAGTACACAAACAACCGAAGAAAAGCAGTTTTCGTCCGAACAGGGATATAAGGATGCTCTGATCGGAATCTATCAGAAAATGGCGCAGGCAAACAGTTATGGTAAAGAGCTTAGCTATGGATGTCTGGATGTGCTGGCACAGCTCTATCAGAGTAAATCCAATGCCAATACCGATACCTACGGGCAAATGGCAAGATATAATTATACTGATGCTACAGTTAAATCTACATTGAGTAGCTTATGGACGACACAATACAGTACCATCGCTCAGGCCAATTACATCCTCAAAGATATTGATGCCGATAAAGGACTTTTTACCGGAGTAAATTATCAGCTAGTTAAAGGTGAGGCTTTGGCGACCCGGGCGCTACTTCATTTTGATCTGCTGCGTCTTTTTGCTGCGTCACCAGTAGGAAGTCCTACGGAGGATAGTCCAAGCATCCCGTATATGACCGCATTTACGGTCAACCCGGGCAAGGTTCTCCCGCGAACCGAAGTACTTGCCTTATTGGAGAAAGATCTGAAAGAGGCAGAAGCATTATTGGCCGTATATCCGACAATAGACCAGATTAAAGATAATGCTGCGAATACCTCTTTGGAGGTCTTTACCATGTTTCGTCAAAACCGACTGAATGTTTGGGCTGTTAAAGCCCTGCTGGCAAGGATCTATCTGTATCGGGGCGATAAGGTCAATGCGCTTAAATATGCCAAAGAAGTAATCGATAGCCAAAAGTTTGAATTTGTGAACGGCAATACCAACACCGTGAATGCAGCAAGTACCACTTCCAATGCGATTTTTAGCACGGAGCATATCTTTTCGATTTACAAATCCAACCTAAAAGAGCTATCGGACCGTTATTTCAAAACAGAAGCGGGCGCTCCTGAAAATGAGGATTTATTTACCACATTGACCAACCTCAATAGCTGGTATGAGATCGCTGTTGCCGGACATGCCATTGATATCCGTGGGCCACAAGCTTCAAACAGCCGTTGGAATCAATTTAATGCCACAACAGTTTATAATACGAAGTATTATGTCGGCAACAATGTGACAAATGTTAATCAAAAGCTGGTTCCTGTGATTAAGCTTTCGGAGATGTATTATATTGCTGCAGAGGCGAGTGAAACGTTGGAGCAAGCACTGAGCTACCTCAATAAAGTGCGTACAGCACGTTTGATACCGACTTTATCTGCGAGTACCATCAGTACGCCTACATTGCTAGAAGGTGAATTATTTAAAGAATATCGCAAAGACTTTTATGCTGAAGGGCAATTGTGGTACTACTATAAGCGCAAAAACTACAGCACACTACAAAATACCGTTGGGGGTACTATGGATAATAGCAAATATGTTTTCCCCTTACCGGACAATGAAATTGAATTTGGCCTGAACTAG
- a CDS encoding SusC/RagA family TonB-linked outer membrane protein — translation MKVNLIGGLLLSSSLQLMALPETLGQRMNTVKIHMESSSMSLKKALQELENKSGITIFYPSDLVEQYMAPTLDRQSRSVAQTLQLMLRQTNLSFKETSLGVVLFEDHDKQRKVKHEREQPRRIGGIVLDDQGKPIAGVTVLTKNGKEQGAPSGNSTATDQNGHWGLPVTGPVSTLVFSMIGYETQELALSGRSEFKIVLKTLENRIEDVVVTGLFERPKEMYTGAARSFTKEQLQNVSSDNVLSAIKSLDPSFQMPENLNLGSNPNALPEVTLRGGNSLIDPNSSGSNPFNYSNNPNTPLFILDGFEVSLSRINDLDLTRIKNIDLLKDATATSIYGSRAANGVVVIETIRPKSGKLQVTYTGNMTLEIPDLKGYDVLNAAEKLELERQIGVYDYSWNSTDQQLKTIYNNRLAAVRSGVNTDWLAQPVRTGVGQKHNLYLEGGREEIQYGINLNYYNNAGVMKGSSRQTMTGNTFLAYRYKNLIFKNDLTLVSNKGTNSPYGSFRQYTQLNPYWTPYNADGSYKVYLEDILNEETGKRLTNFDSYDNLTGYVGRPVNPLYDAALNLVDQTNYHSIINNFALEWQAYSWLKLKGTFAYLYQADESDRFLPAQHSSFTNVATFEKGSYTKGYGKNQRYEGIFSANFNKTFDKNLIFATLGANISQENNHTETFKVVGFPNASMDNMSQGLQFATGTKPEGTENIKRLAGLFSNLSFAHDNRYLLDFSFRLDGSSQFGSDNRFAPFWSAGAGWNLHKEHFLVQAKGIDRLKLRYSFGYTGSQNFDSFYGKTTSQYFNSTDYRGMIGTNLLGFGNNALAWQKTQKNNIGLDLTLFKRFDLTANYYIEKTEGSIASISTAPSTGFDQYKENMGDLEAKGWELYTRYNILANSANRNNWSVFVNLFSVKTKITKVSNTIAALNKSANEKLSSLPITRYAEGQSQTAIWAVPSLGIDPASGYEIFRTRDGKLTNTYNPLDQVIVGDSRSDVEGTFGTNFEYNGIGFNAFFRFRLGGQAYNQTLADRVENVNARLYNVDRRVAEERWMKQGDHVFYKGLIDADGYAISTPTYATSRFVQNDNLLSLESVSVFYRFKDQLTKRWRMSNTKISLYSNDVFRMSSIRRERGLDYPFARSFTLQLSTSF, via the coding sequence ATGAAAGTAAATTTGATCGGGGGCTTGTTGCTATCCAGTTCGCTACAATTGATGGCACTGCCCGAAACGTTGGGTCAACGGATGAACACAGTGAAGATTCACATGGAATCTTCGTCTATGTCATTAAAAAAGGCTCTTCAGGAACTTGAAAATAAATCGGGGATTACTATTTTCTACCCCAGTGATCTGGTGGAGCAATATATGGCTCCTACATTGGATAGGCAATCGCGGTCTGTCGCCCAGACTTTACAGCTTATGCTTCGGCAAACCAATCTGAGTTTTAAGGAAACTTCTTTGGGGGTCGTTCTTTTTGAGGATCACGACAAACAGCGTAAGGTCAAACATGAGCGTGAACAGCCTCGCCGTATCGGCGGGATAGTCTTAGATGACCAAGGTAAGCCCATTGCCGGTGTGACTGTTCTCACCAAAAATGGAAAGGAGCAGGGGGCACCATCGGGCAATAGTACTGCAACGGATCAAAATGGACATTGGGGATTGCCTGTTACTGGACCGGTGTCTACCCTAGTCTTTTCAATGATCGGCTATGAAACACAAGAGCTTGCACTCTCCGGTAGATCCGAATTTAAGATCGTGTTAAAAACGCTTGAAAATAGGATTGAAGATGTAGTTGTCACCGGGCTTTTTGAGCGACCAAAGGAAATGTATACGGGTGCTGCGCGATCATTTACCAAAGAGCAGTTGCAAAATGTGAGCAGCGACAATGTGCTATCGGCAATCAAATCACTTGATCCATCTTTTCAAATGCCCGAGAACCTCAACTTGGGTTCTAACCCCAATGCATTACCCGAGGTCACGTTGCGCGGAGGAAATAGTCTTATCGATCCAAATAGCAGCGGAAGCAATCCTTTCAATTATTCGAATAATCCAAATACCCCCTTGTTTATTCTGGACGGTTTTGAAGTATCGTTATCCCGGATCAATGATCTCGATCTGACGCGTATCAAAAACATCGATCTGCTTAAGGATGCTACAGCAACATCTATTTATGGGTCCCGCGCGGCAAATGGTGTCGTGGTGATCGAAACGATTCGCCCAAAATCAGGCAAGCTCCAGGTCACCTATACAGGTAATATGACCTTGGAAATACCCGATCTAAAGGGGTATGATGTACTCAACGCGGCCGAAAAACTCGAGCTTGAGCGACAGATAGGCGTATACGACTACAGTTGGAATAGTACCGATCAACAGTTAAAAACTATTTATAACAACCGATTGGCTGCTGTACGTTCCGGTGTCAATACCGATTGGCTGGCACAACCGGTACGCACCGGTGTTGGGCAAAAGCATAATCTTTATCTCGAAGGAGGAAGGGAGGAAATTCAGTATGGAATCAACCTCAACTATTATAACAATGCCGGTGTAATGAAAGGATCTAGTCGCCAAACGATGACTGGAAACACATTTTTGGCCTACAGATACAAGAACCTCATCTTCAAGAATGATCTGACTTTAGTGTCTAATAAAGGTACCAATTCACCTTATGGTTCATTTCGACAATATACACAGCTAAATCCCTACTGGACCCCATATAATGCTGATGGATCTTATAAGGTATATCTCGAAGATATCCTTAATGAGGAAACTGGAAAACGCCTGACGAACTTTGATAGCTATGACAATCTCACTGGTTATGTGGGCAGACCGGTAAATCCGCTATATGACGCGGCATTGAACTTAGTTGATCAGACAAATTACCATAGTATAATCAATAATTTTGCCTTGGAATGGCAGGCGTACAGCTGGTTAAAATTAAAGGGAACTTTTGCTTACCTCTATCAAGCCGACGAATCAGATCGCTTCTTGCCTGCACAACATTCATCCTTTACCAATGTAGCAACCTTTGAAAAGGGTTCTTACACAAAAGGTTATGGTAAAAATCAACGTTATGAGGGTATATTCTCTGCCAATTTCAATAAAACCTTTGACAAGAATTTGATTTTCGCAACGTTGGGTGCGAATATTAGTCAGGAAAACAATCATACTGAAACGTTCAAAGTGGTTGGTTTTCCAAATGCGAGCATGGACAACATGAGTCAGGGACTTCAGTTTGCAACCGGTACAAAACCAGAAGGAACGGAGAATATCAAACGTTTGGCAGGTCTGTTTTCTAACCTTTCTTTTGCGCACGATAACCGCTACTTATTAGATTTTTCGTTTCGCCTAGATGGATCTTCCCAATTTGGTAGTGACAATAGATTTGCACCATTCTGGTCCGCAGGGGCTGGGTGGAACTTGCATAAAGAACATTTTCTAGTACAAGCCAAAGGAATAGACCGGCTTAAACTGCGCTATTCTTTCGGTTACACGGGATCACAAAATTTTGATTCTTTCTATGGTAAAACAACCTCCCAGTATTTCAATTCCACAGACTACCGTGGGATGATCGGGACTAATTTACTCGGATTTGGAAATAACGCTTTGGCTTGGCAAAAGACACAGAAGAATAATATAGGATTGGATTTGACACTTTTCAAGCGTTTTGATCTCACAGCGAACTATTATATCGAAAAAACGGAAGGTTCTATCGCGAGCATATCCACAGCGCCATCGACTGGGTTTGACCAATATAAAGAAAATATGGGCGATCTCGAGGCGAAAGGCTGGGAACTTTACACCCGTTACAATATTTTGGCAAACAGTGCCAACCGGAATAACTGGTCTGTTTTTGTTAACCTCTTTTCGGTCAAGACCAAGATTACCAAAGTCTCCAATACCATTGCTGCACTAAATAAATCGGCCAATGAGAAGCTATCTTCTCTTCCGATTACCCGTTATGCAGAAGGACAATCGCAAACGGCGATCTGGGCGGTACCGTCGCTAGGGATAGATCCCGCATCGGGTTATGAGATTTTTAGAACAAGGGATGGCAAATTGACCAATACATACAATCCACTGGATCAGGTAATCGTTGGAGACTCGCGCAGTGATGTAGAGGGTACTTTCGGAACCAATTTCGAATACAATGGAATTGGTTTTAATGCATTTTTCCGATTTAGGCTGGGTGGACAGGCTTATAACCAAACACTCGCAGATCGGGTAGAAAATGTCAATGCACGTCTTTACAATGTGGATAGAAGAGTTGCCGAGGAGCGATGGATGAAACAAGGAGATCATGTATTCTATAAGGGATTGATCGATGCCGATGGCTATGCGATCAGTACGCCTACCTACGCAACTTCCCGATTTGTGCAAAATGACAATTTACTTTCCCTGGAAAGTGTTTCGGTCTTCTATCGTTTCAAAGATCAATTGACCAAACGCTGGCGGATGAGCAATACTAAAATATCGCTTTATTCCAATGATGTTTTTCGCATGTCTTCGATACGTCGGGAACGTGGCCTTGACTATCCTTTTGCACGCTCATTTACACTTCAATTATCCACCAGTTTTTAA
- a CDS encoding DUF4843 domain-containing protein, whose protein sequence is MMKRLLTFIGACAALLFTLLGCKEDNKLMFDDSDPKVYIDKRYAGTRVDSVNYSFAFQSKDILTDTVQIPLRIIGLPRNIDRPVAIALTAGSTAKEGYHFKLEHAVIPANASDGLVDVIFFRRAGLKDSVVTAELKIIANADFKPGYNDKAVSAVLDRLTWRFTLTDKLEKPSIWDSYWKNLFGDYSNTKILFLTQLLDYTNWNQGGLFPQDSNRMLAQARLGIYEYEKANGPMFDENGNRVIIP, encoded by the coding sequence ATGATGAAAAGATTACTCACCTTTATTGGAGCATGTGCTGCTCTGCTGTTCACTTTACTCGGATGTAAGGAGGACAATAAATTGATGTTCGATGACAGTGATCCCAAAGTTTACATCGATAAGCGTTATGCAGGGACACGGGTAGATAGCGTAAACTATAGCTTTGCCTTTCAATCGAAAGATATCCTTACAGATACCGTTCAAATTCCACTTCGGATTATTGGCTTGCCCCGCAATATTGATCGTCCCGTAGCCATTGCACTGACAGCAGGTTCTACAGCAAAAGAAGGTTATCACTTTAAGCTTGAGCATGCTGTAATTCCGGCCAATGCATCCGATGGTCTTGTGGACGTCATATTTTTTAGACGTGCAGGGCTCAAGGATAGCGTTGTTACGGCTGAATTAAAAATTATAGCAAATGCTGATTTTAAACCTGGATATAACGATAAGGCCGTATCTGCAGTGCTCGACCGATTGACCTGGCGTTTCACCTTAACCGATAAACTGGAAAAACCAAGCATTTGGGATTCCTATTGGAAAAATCTGTTTGGAGACTATTCCAATACGAAGATCCTGTTTTTGACACAGTTGCTCGATTATACTAATTGGAACCAGGGAGGATTGTTTCCACAGGATAGCAATCGGATGCTGGCTCAGGCACGATTAGGTATTTACGAATATGAAAAGGCCAACGGCCCGATGTTCGATGAAAATGGTAACAGGGTGATTATTCCCTAA